A region of Vitis vinifera cultivar Pinot Noir 40024 chromosome 13, ASM3070453v1 DNA encodes the following proteins:
- the LOC100267208 gene encoding LOW QUALITY PROTEIN: large ribosomal subunit protein uL4-like (The sequence of the model RefSeq protein was modified relative to this genomic sequence to represent the inferred CDS: inserted 1 base in 1 codon; substituted 1 base at 1 genomic stop codon), whose translation LLNSLFLLCFYSFIILAIAYLPCTRPPSPPVSHDFLFLFLIPFLFLFLFLHLFSGGARHAAFPDVNGGRRPLRAHPHHHLRAGQGAFGSMCRGGRMFAPTKIWRCWHRKINVNXKRYAXVSVIAASAVPSLVMARGHRIESVPELPLVIGDSAESVEKTSAAIDILKQVGAYPDVEKAKDSHGIRPEKGKMRNRRYISRKGPLIVYDTEGAKLVKAFRNIPGVEVANVKRLNLLKLAPGGHLGRFIIWTKSAIEKVDSIYGSFDKTSEKKKGYLLPRAKMVNADLARIINSDEVQSVVRPIKKEMKRAPMKKNPLKNLNTMLKLNPYAKTTRRMALLAEAQRVKAKKEKLDKRKGLKAAAKKAAGENDDAQVERRVVMEIEVLGLPMMTNMGLSGSSGPSLLMEGLMPITLMAHTHIESTHLAASMLSNCQASHFRNLFIYLSIFIFHFILFYLILLSHIF comes from the exons CTCCTCAACTCATTGTTCTTGCTctgtttttattcatttattattttagccATTGCATACCTCCCATGCACACGGCCACCTTCACCCCCCGTTTCCCACgactttctctttctctttctcattcccttcctcttcctcttcctcttcttgcATCTCTTCTCCGGTGGCGCGAGGCATGCAGCTTTTCCAGACGTTAACGGAGGGCGGCGCCCACTTAGAGCTCACCCCCACCACCACCTCCGCGCTGGCCAGGGTGCCTTCGGAAGCATGTGCCGTGGCGGTAGGATGTTCGCCCCCACCAAGATCTGGCGCTGTTGGCACCGCAAGATCAACGTCAACTAGAAGCGGTACG GGGTTTCCGTCATCGCCGCCTCAGCCGTCCCCTCACTCGTGATGGCTCGTGGGCACAGGATTGAATCCGTCCCGGAGCTTCCTCTGGTGATTGGAGATTCGGCCGAGAGTGTCGAGAAAACGTCGGCGGCGATTGATATTCTGAAGCAAGTTGGCGCTTATCCTGATGTAGAGAAGGCGAAAGACAGCCACGGTATTCGTCCCGAAAAGGGTAAGATGAGGAACCGCCGCTACATTTCAAGGAAAGGTCCGTTGATCGTCTACGACACGGAGGGTGCGAAGCTTGTAAAGGCTTTCCGGAACATTCCTGGGGTTGAGGTTGCTAACGTCAAGCGGCTCAATCTTCTGAAACTCGCTCCCGGTGGCCATCTTGGAAGGTTCATTATCTGGACCAAATCGGCAATTGAGAAGGTGGATTCAATCTATGGATCCTTTGATAAGACATCGGAGAAGAAGAAGGGATACCTCTTGCCACGCGCAAAGATGGTAAATGCTGATTTGGCTAGGATCATCAACTCGGACGAGGTTCAGTCTGTGGTGAGGCCAATCAAGAAGGAGATGAAGAGGGCACCAATGAAGAAGAACCCGCTCAAGAACTTGAATACAATGTTGAAGCTGAATCCATATGCCAAGACTACAAGGAGGATGGCTCTTCTGGCTGAGGCACAACGGGTCAAGGCCAAGAAGGAGAAGCTTGACAAGAGAAAGGGCTTGAAGGCGGCTGCCAAGAAGGCTGCTGGTGAAAATGATGATGCCCAGGTAGAGAGGCGGGTCGTGATGGAGATTGAGGTTCTGGGCTTGCCCATGATGACGAATATGGGTTTGAGTGGGAGCTCAGGCCCAAGTTTGTTGATGGAGGGCCTCATGCCCATCACCCTCATGGCCCATACCCATATTGAGTCAACCCATTTAGCTGCTTCAATGCTAAGCAATTGTCAAGCTTCTCATTTTcgtaatttattcatttatttatctatttttatttttcattttattttgttttatcttattttactttcacatattttttaa